A window of Fragaria vesca subsp. vesca linkage group LG7, FraVesHawaii_1.0, whole genome shotgun sequence contains these coding sequences:
- the LOC101312287 gene encoding glycerol-3-phosphate dehydrogenase SDP6, mitochondrial-like has translation MATATRLRRLGAAAAIAAAASGAFLIQPSVTAADSSGANPVAEVRQRISDRNGSVPPRAAQESALIGAGAGNPLDILVIGGGATGAGVALDAATRGLKVGLVEREDFSSGTSSRSTKLLHGGVRYLEKAVFNLDYGQLKLVFHALEERKQVIDNAPHLCHALPCMTPCFGWFDVVYYWAGLKMYDLVAGFRLLHVSRYYSAQESVELFPTLLRNGKDKSLKGTVVYYDGQMNDSRLNVGLACTAAMAGAAVLNHAEVIGFLKDKKSNRTIGARIRDNLTGEEFETYAKVVVNAAGPFCDSVRKLTDKDVKPMICPSSGVHIILPDYYSPEGMGLIVPKTKDGRVVFMLPWLGRTVAGTTDSNTEITLLPEPHEDEIQFILDAISDYLNVKVRRTDVLSAWSGIRPLATDPSAKNTESISRDHVVCEDYPGLVTITGGKWTTYRGMAEDAVNAAIKSGKLTPQSGCVTSNLPIVGGDGWDPASFTVIAQQYTRMKRSHGKVVPGVMDTAAAKHLSHAYGTFAERVAAIAQNENLGKRLAHGYPYLEAEVAYCARNEYCESAIDFIARRSRLAFLDTDAAGRALPRVIEILATEHNWDNSRQKQELEAARKFLETFKSSKNARFHDGKHNE, from the exons ATGGCCACCGCCACGCGCCTACGGCGTCTGGGAGCCGCGGCGGCGATTGCGGCCGCGGCCAGCGGCGCCTTCCTCATCCAACCGTCAGTCACGGCCGCGGACAGCAGCGGTGCAAACCCGGTCGCTGAGGTTCGGCAGAGGATCAGCGACCGGAACGGCTCTGTGCCGCCGAGGGCGGCACAGGAGTCGGCTTTGATCGGCGCCGGCGCCGGGAACCCGCTCGACATTCTTGTTATCGGCGGCGGTGCCACCGGCGCTGGGGTCGCGCTTGATGCTGCTACCAGAGGGCTGAAAGTTGGCCTTGTTGAGAGGGAGGACTTCTCTTCTGGAACTTCGTCCAGGTCCACCAAGCTTCTTCATGGAG GTGTTCGCTATTTGGAGAAAGCTGTTTTTAATCTAGACTATGGCCAGCTGAAGTTGGTGTTCCATGCGCTTGAGGAGCGTAAACAGGTTATTGATAATGCGCCGCACCTGTGCCATGCTCTGCCGTGCATGACGCCATGTTTTGGTTGGTTTGATGTGGTGTATTACTGGGCGGGGTTGAAAATGTATGATCTTGTGGCAGGATTCCGCCTGCTACATGTGTCGAGATATTACTCTGCACAGGAGTCTGTTGAGCTGTTTCCTACACTGTTAAGGAATGGTAAAGATAAAAGCTTGAAGGGCACTGTGGTGTATTATGATGGGCAGATGAATGATTCTCGTCTTAATGTTGGATTGGCGTGCACTGCTGCTATGGCTGGTGCAGCAGTGCTTAATCATGCGGAAGTGATTGGTTTTCTGAAGGATAAGAAAAGCAATCGGACAATCGGTGCGAGAATCCGAGACAACTTGACAG GAGAAGAGTTTGAGACATATGCAAAAGTTGTTGTCAATGCTGCTGGACCGTTTTGTGATTCTGTAAGGAAGTTGACTGATAAAGATGTAAAACCTATGATATGTCCAAGCAGTGGTGTGCACATTATACTTCCTGATTATTATTCTCCCGAGGGTATGGGATTGATTGTCCCTAAAACTAAAGATGGACGTGTTGTCTTCATGCTGCCATGGTTGGGACGAACAGTTGCTGGCACCACAGATTCTAACACAGAGATTACTCTGCTTCCTGAACCACATGAGGATGAGATTCAATTCATATTGGATGCCATTTCTGATTACCTTAATGTCAAG GTACGGCGTACTGATGTTCTCTCTGCGTGGAGTGGTATTCGCCCATTGGCAACAGATCCATCTGCAAAAAACACCGAGAGTATCTCTAGAGATCACGTTGTATGTGAAGATTATCCTGGACTTGTCACAATCACTGGTGGGAAGTGGACTACATACCGTGG CATGGCAGAAGATGCAGTTAATGCAGCTATAAAGTCGGGAAAGCTGACCCCACAAAGTGGATGTGTAACCTCAAACCTACCTATTGTCGGTGGAGATGGATGGGACCCTGCATCTTTCACCGTTATTGCTCAGCAATATACGCGTATGAAGAGGAGTCATGGTAAAGTTGTTCCTGGAGTAATGGACACTGCAGCAGCAAAGCATCTGTCCCATGCGTATGGTACTTTTGCTGAACGGGTTGCTGCCATTGCTCAG AATGAAAACTTGGGGAAGCGACTTGCGCATGGGTATCCTTATCTAGAGGCGGAAGTTGCTTACTGTGCACGAAATGAGTATTGTGAATCAGCCATTGATTTCATTGCTCGGAGATCTCGGCTTGCTTTCCTTGATACTGATGCGGCAGGCAGGGCATTGCCACGCGTAATTGAAATATTGGCAACTGAACACAATTGGGACAATTCAAGACAGAAGCAAGAGTTAGAAGCGGCCAGGAAATTCTTGGAAACATTCAAATCTTCCAAAAATGCACGGTTTCATGATGGGAAACACAATGAGTAG
- the LOC101312575 gene encoding vacuolar protein sorting-associated protein 33 homolog has product MAQIPNLDNAPLNLIHLREQSQKELVTILKNIRGKKCLVIDPKLSGSISLIIQTAILKEQGVELRHLSAEAIQTDCSKVVYLVRSQLSLMKYISSHIHNDTLKGLQREYFLYFVPRRSVACEKILEEERVHNLLTIGEYQLYTVPLDEDVLSFELDLSTKEYLVDGDTSSLWHIAKAIHKLEFSFGVIPNVRAKGKASVRVADILNRMQAEEPVNSPDVVVPEINTVILLDREVDMVTPMCTQLTYEGLLDEFLHINNGSVEVEASIMGGQQEGKKMKVPLNSSDKLFKETRDLNFEVVVQILRQKATSMKQDYTDVTSTNQTVSELKDFVKKLNSLPEMTRHINLAQHLTTITSKSSFLGQLDMEHTIIEAQSFDICLEYIEELIHKQEPLVTVLRLLILFSITNSGLPKKTFDYLRRELLHSYGFEHMVTLKNLEKAGLFKKQETKSNWLTVKRALQLVVEDTDTANPNDIAYAFSGYAPLSIRLVQHAVRSGWRPIEEILKLLPGPHSEIKRGRFSSSASFDTLQGAANNVDKVADGRRSLVLVVFVGGVTFAEISALRFLSSQEGMAYDLIVGTTKIVSGHSLTETFVGKMDDP; this is encoded by the exons ATGGCTCAGATTCCCAATTTGGACAATGCTCCTCTCAATCTCATTCATCTCAG AGAACAGTCTCAGAAGGAACTCGTCACCATCCTCAAGAAT ATTCGAGGGAAGAAATGCTTGGTGATCGATCCGAAGCTCAGCGGCTCAATCTCGTTGATCATCCAGACTGCAATTCTCAAG GAACAAGGAGTTGAACTGCGGCATCTTTCGGCTGAGGCGATTCAAACTGACTGTTCCAAAGTGGTTTACCTTGTCCGCTCGCAGCTCAGTTTGATGAAATACATTAGCTCGCATATTCACAATGATACTTTGAAAGGATTACAGAGAGAATACTTTCTCTATTTCGTCCCACGCCGTTCAGTTGCTTGTGAGAAG ATCCTGGAGGAGGAAAGAGTTCACAACTTGTTGACAATAGGGGAGTACCAGCTATACACTGTCCCGTTGGATGAGGATGTTCTGTCATTTGAACTTGATCTCTCTACTAAG GAGTACCTGGTTGATGGTGATACAAGCTCACTTTGGCATATCGCAAAAGCCATTCACAAGCTCGAG TTTTCTTTTGGGGTCATACCAAATGTGAGGGCAAAAGGAAAAGCATCAGTACGTGTTGCTGACATTCTAAACCGCATGCAAGCAGAGGAACCGGTCAATTCACCAGAT GTGGTTGTTCCAGAGATAAATACAGTCATCCTACTAGATCGGGAG GTGGACATGGTTACTCCCATGTGTACTCAGTTAACGTACGAGGGGCTTCTGGATGAG TTTTTGCATATCAACAATGGTTCTGTAGAGGTTGAAGCATCCATCATGGGTGGCCAACAAGAGGGAAAGAAAATGAAAGTTCCACTTAATTCAAG TGACAAGCTGTTTAAAGAGACACGAGATCTCAACTTTGAAGTCGTTGTCCAG ATTCTACGTCAAAAAGCAACATCCATGAAGCAGGACTACACTGATGTGACTTCAACT AACCAAACAGTTTCTGAATTGAAGGATTTTGTCAAAAAGCTGAACTCGTTGCCAGAAATGACC AGGCACATAAATCTTGCTCAGCACCTGACAACAATTACATCAAAGTCGTCTTTTCTTGGACAACTTGACATGGAACACACAATTATTGAGGCTCAGAGTTTTGACAT ATGCTTAGAATACATTGAAGAACTGATCCATAAGCAGGAGCCACTTGTAACTGTCCTACGTCTTCTCATCTTATTTTCCATCACAAATTCTGGGTTGCCTAAGAAGACTTTTGACTATTTGAG GAGGGAACTACTCCACAGTTATGGATTTGAGCATATGGTTACACTGAAAAATCTAGAGAAAGCTGGATTGTTTAAAAAGCAG GAGACAAAATCCAACTGGCTGACAGTTAAGCGTGCACTACAACTCGTCGTTGAAGACACTGACACTGCAAA CCCCAATGACATCGCCTATGCCTTTTCTGGATATGCACCTCTTAGCATTCGCCTCGTCCAGCATGCTGTTCGATCTGGATG GCGTCCTATTGAAGAAATTCTGAAGCTGTTACCTGGACCACATTCAGAAATAAAGAGA GGTCGATTCTCAAGCAGTGCATCGTTTGACACTTTGCAGGGAGCGGCAAACAATGTAGACAA GGTAGCTGATGGGAGGCGCTCCCTTGTACTTGTCGTCTTTGTCGGAGGTGTAACATTTGCTGAGATTTCTGCCCTTCGATTTCTCAGTTCTCAG GAAGGAATGGCGTATGATTTGATAGTTGGGACAACAAAAATAGTCAGTGGCCATAGCTTGACCGAAACTTTTGTGGGGAAGATGGATGACCCGTAA